A region from the Rosa rugosa chromosome 6, drRosRugo1.1, whole genome shotgun sequence genome encodes:
- the LOC133715925 gene encoding carotenoid cleavage dioxygenase 7, chloroplastic-like, which yields MQTNPFQIVVPKPIFPSLINLPAVHRPPQSTPLLKPPRAISISTPNGSTTPTTTVSTIDVVDDSVAAFWDYQFLFVSQRSETTEPVTLRVVEGAVPPEFPSGTYYLTGPGLFSDDHGSTVHPLDGHGYLRAFSFDKINGDEVKVKFMAKYVKTEAQVEEHDPVTGAWRFTHRGPFSVLKGGQKVGNTKVMKNVANTSVLSWGGRLLCLWEGGDPYEIEPETLATVGKVKLMEGCDPVVESGGGGGSGVWDVAARLLKPILYGVFKMPPKRLLSHYKLDTCRNRLLMMSCNAEDMLLPRSHFTFYEFDSTFKEVAKQEFTIPDHLMIHDWAFTDTHYILFANRIKLDVVGAMTAVCGTTPMITALSVNPSKDTSPIYLLPRFPNEVNYNRDWRVPIEAPSQFWLLHVCNAYENLDENGNSEIQIHGSACSYEWFNFQKLFGYDWQSSKLDPSVMNINGSQSKTLPHLVQVSINLDANGNCQRCDAEPLNEWNNSSDFPVINPAFSGSKNKYIYAAASSGSRSALPSFPFDMVVKLNASTKSVHKWSVGSRRFIGEPTFIAKGSEEDEGYILVVEYAVTVQRCYLVILDSKKIGAADALLARLEVPKQLNFPLGFHGFWASDE from the exons ATGCAAACCAACCCCTTCCAAATCGTAGTTCCAAAACCAATATTCCCCTCACTGATAAATCTACCGGCGGTGCACCGCCCTCCTCAGTCGACGCCGCTGCTTAAACCGCCACGTGCCATCTCCATTTCCACACCCAACGGAAGTACTACTCCGACCACCACCGTTTCAACCATAGACGTGGTCGATGACTCCGTTGCCGCATTCTGGGACTACCAGTTCCTCTTCGTCTCGCAACGCTCCGAAACAACCGAACCGGTGACACTCCGAGTGGTTGAAGGCGCGGTCCCGCCGGAGTTTCCTTCCGGAACGTACTACTTGACGGGACCGGGGCTCTTCAGCGACGACCATGGCTCCACTGTGCACCCCTTGGATGGTCACGGCTACCTCAGGGCTTTTAGCTTCGATAAGATTAATGGGGACGAGGTGAAGGTCAAGTTCATGGCCAAGTACGTGAAGACTGAGGCGCAGGTGGAAGAGCACGATCCGGTGACCGGCGCGTGGCGGTTCACGCACAGGGGGCCGTTTTCGGTGTTGAAGGGAGGACAGAAAGTTGGGAACACTAAGGTGATGAAGAATGTGGCgaatactagtgtgttgagctgGGGCGGGAGGCTGTTGTGCTTGTGGGAAGGTGGGGACCCGTATGAGATTGAACCGGAGACGTTGGCTACTGTCGGGAAGGTCAAGCTGATGGAGGGTTGTGATCCGGTGGtggagagtggtggtggtggtggcagtGGTGTATGGGATGTTGCTGCGAGGTTGCTGAAGCCGATTTTGTACG GAGTGTTTAAAATGCCACCTAAGCGACTATTGTCTCATTACAAGCTGGACACTTGCAGAAATAGACTTCTTATGATGTCGTGCAATGCAGAAGATATGCTTCTGCCACGCAGTCATTTTACATTTTATG AATTTGACTCAACTTTTAAGGAGGTGGCAAAGCAAGAGTTTACCATCCCAGATCACTTGATGATCCATGACTGGGCTTTCACTGACACTCATTATATCTTATTTGCTAATCGCATCAAGCTTGATGTTGTCG GTGCAATGACTGCAGTCTGTGGAACTACTCCGATGATAACAGCATTATCAGTAAACCCTAGCAAGGACACTTCTCCCATATACTTGCTTCCTCGCTTTCCCAATGAAGTGAATTATAATCGAGATTGGAGAGTGCCTATTGAAGCTCCTTCACAATTTTGGCTGCTACATGTATGCAATGCCTATGAGAATTTGGATGAGAATGGGAATTCGGAGATCCAAATACACGGTTCTGCTTGCTCTTACGAGTGGTTCAATTTCCAAAAGTTATTTG GATATGATTGGCAAAGTAGTAAACTAGACCCTTCGGTTATGAACATAAATGGAAGCCAAAGCAAGACATTGCCTCACCTTGTTCAG GTTTCCATCAACTTGGATGCCAATGGGAACTGTCAAAGATGTGATGCGGAGCCTTTGAACGAGTGGAATAATTCATCAGATTTTCCAGTGATCAATCCAGCATTTTCAGGCAGCAAAAACAAATACATATATGCAGCAGCTTCTTCGGGTTCTCGCAGTGCATTGCCAAGCTTTCCATTTGACATGGTGGTGAAGCTCAATGCTTCAACTAAATCTGTGCACAAATGGTCTGTTGGTAGTAGAAGATTTATCGGCGAACCCACTTTCATCGCCAAAGGTTCTGAAGAAGATGAAGGTTACATTCTTGTAGTCGAG TATGCAGTTACAGTTCAAAGGTGCTATCTGGTTATCTTGGATTCGAAGAAGATTGGAGCAGCTGATGCACTTCTGGCAAGACTTGAAGTCCCCAAGCAACTAAATTTTCCTCTTGGTTTTCATGGTTTTTGGGCTAGTGACGAGTAG
- the LOC133716572 gene encoding uncharacterized protein LOC133716572: protein MCLRYGNSRLPTAQRHAVPFVVLAGSHKLCPLYPHNPEVLLNELRSPSELLDFGEFSDACMDFRSGTGSPLLHVVNPTFDFVPPKLVSLFITDTGGHNPSYMYRLLADYYSADDLVVQRRPATGS from the exons ATGTGCTTAAGATATGGAAATAGCAGACTACCAACAGCCCAAAGGCATGCTgttccttttgttgtacttgcTGGCAGTCACAAG TTGTGCCCTCTGTATCCACACAACCCTGAAGTCTTGCTGAATGAGTTAAGATCTCCTTCTGAGCTGCTGGATTTTGGAGAATTCTCAGATGCATGCATGGATTTTCGAAGTGGCACTGGTTCCCCACTTCTGCATGTTGTCAATCCTACATTTGATTTTGTGCCACCAAAGCTTGTTAGTCTATTTATCACTGATAC TGGAGGCCATAATCCATCATACATGTACCGACTCCTCGCAGATTATTACTCTGCTGATGATTTGGTGGTCCAACGGAGACCTGCTACAGGGAGTTGA
- the LOC133716571 gene encoding receptor-like protein EIX2, giving the protein MFFASCPENSLESLDLSGNHLEGSVPNLSKFSSLKKLYLQGNRLTGRLPESIGQMSNLEDILLGENSFTGEISEIHFSKLSELRWLNLSYNSFVFNLDTGWVPPFQLSVISLASCKIGPRFPEWLRTQKSYFDLDISNAGISGILPSWFWGQIPLDLGYMDLSHNQIGGTLFPNSVLEGFTHNPLINMSSNQFEGPIPSVLSKVSSLDLSNNKLSGSISFLCASKGNDSNLTILDLSSNHLVGDLPDCWTPFKNLIFLDLSSNAFSGKIPTTIGSLFSVMTLKLNINGIVGELPSSLGNCRNLRVFDIGENNLSGLVPEWLGVGLTNLTILILRSNQFNGSMPSQLCHLKKIQILDFSINNISGFIPKCLHNFTSLAQNEFSATIAPRISQEYSIPIQEKGIYFGEYADEASLIWKGTMSKYKSILGLVKSIDLSCNRLTGEIPSEIRFLVGLVSLNLSRNQLIGTIPREIGSLQSLDSLDLSRNHLYGRIPSSLSRISRLSVFDLSDNNLSGMIPIGTQIQSFEPNAFAGNRLLCGPPLPRLCSDHAEKTGDREEEEEEGKDELITQGFYISMALGFVVGFYGVICPLLFK; this is encoded by the coding sequence ATGTTTTTTGCATCGTGTCCTGAAAACTCATTAGAGAGTTTGGATCTCTCAGGCAATCACCTTGAGGGCTCAGTTCCTAATCTCTCAAAGTTTTCATCATTGAAAAAATTATACCTCCAGGGGAACCGTTTAACCGGAAGACTACCTGAAAGTATTGGACAAATGTCCAACCTAGAGGATATCCTTTTAGGCGAGAACTCTTTCACCGGAGAGATTTCAGAAATCCATTTCTCAAAACTCTCCGAATTAAGATGGTTGAATTTGTCCTACAACTCATTTGTATTCAACCTTGATACTGGATGGGTTCCACCTTTTCAATTGAGTGTGATAAGTTTAGCATCTTGCAAGATTGGACCGCGTTTTCCAGAATGGCTTCGAACTCAAAAGAGTTATTTTGATCTTGACATCTCTAATGCTGGAATTTCTGGTATTCTTCCAAGTTGGTTTTGGGGTCAAATTCCACTTGATTTAGGGTATATGGATCTCtctcacaaccaaattggaggAACATTGTTTCCGAATTCGGTATTAGAAGGATTTACACATAATCCTCTGATCAATATGAGTTCAAATCAATTTGAAGGTCCAATCCCTTCGGTTCTATCAAAAGTATCTTCTTTGGATCTCTCCAATAATAAACTTTCAGGATCAATTTCTTTCTTGTGTGCAAGCAAAGGTAATGACAGTAATTTAACCATTCTTGATCTCTCAAGCAACCATCTAGTTGGAGACCTTCCAGATTGCTGGACACCTTTCAAAAATCTAATCTTTCTTGATTTAAGTAGCAATGCTTTTTCCGGAAAAATTCCCACCACAATAGGGTCTTTGTTTTCTGTGATGACATTGAAACTAAACATCAATGGAATTGTAGGGGAACTGCCTTCATCCTTGGGAAATTGCAGAAACTTAAGAGTCTTTGATATTGGTGAAAATAATTTATCAGGTTTGGTGCCTGAATGGTTAGGGGTTGGACTTACAAATTTGACTATCCTTATCCTGCGGTCCAATCAATTCAATGGAAGCATGCCCTCACAATTATGTCATCTGaagaaaattcaaattttggatttcTCGATCAACAACATCTCAGGATTTATACCCAAATGCCTCCACAACTTTACAAGTTTGGCTCAAAATGAATTTTCAGCTACTATTGCACCCAGGATCAGTCAAGAATACTCAATTCCTATCCAAGAGAAGGGGATTTATTTTGGCGAGTACGCCGATGAAGCATCCCTGATATGGAAAGGAACAATGTCGAAATACAAATCTATTCTAGGGCTAGTGAAGAGTATTGACCTCTCATGCAATAGATTAACTGGGGAGATTCCTAGTGAAATCAGGTTTCTTGTTGGGTTGGTTTCTTTAAATCTGTCGAGAAACCAATTAATAGGTACAATACCACGGGAGATTGGAAGCTTGCAGTCATTAGACTCCCTTGATTTGTCAAGAAACCACTTGTATGGTAGAATTCCTTCAAGCCTTTCTCGGATATCTCGTCTCAGTGTGTTCGACTTGTCAGACAACAACCTGTCTGGAATGATTCCAATAGGTACTCAGATCCAAAGCTTTGAGCCAAATGCTTTTGCTGGAAATCGTCTTCTTTGTGGACCTCCTCTTCCAAGGTTGTGTTCTGATCATGCAGAGAAAACAGGCGaccgagaagaagaagaagaagaagggaaggATGAGCTCATAACGCAAGGATTTTATATCAGTATGGCACTTGGGTTTGTCGTTGGGTTTTATGGAGTTATTTGCCCTCTTCTCTTCAAATAA